A region from the Streptomyces lydicus genome encodes:
- a CDS encoding PadR family transcriptional regulator: MALDHAILVSLLEKPGSGYELARRFDRSIGYFWTATHQQIYRVLKRMESDGWVDVREVPQQARPDKKEYSVAAPGRAALSGWLHEPIEPESVRHDLAVKIRGAAFDDPAALIREVERHHQAHTDRLAHYLAGERRDFTGPEAPATPDAGQELQHVVLRGGIAYERMTLAWLDDVLATLHRLAGLHGDGPGR; the protein is encoded by the coding sequence ATGGCGCTCGACCACGCGATCCTCGTCTCCCTGCTGGAGAAGCCGGGCTCCGGCTATGAGCTGGCCCGGCGGTTCGACCGGTCCATCGGCTACTTCTGGACCGCCACCCACCAGCAGATCTACCGCGTTCTCAAGCGCATGGAAAGCGACGGCTGGGTCGATGTCCGCGAGGTGCCGCAGCAGGCCCGGCCGGACAAGAAGGAGTACTCCGTCGCCGCCCCGGGCCGGGCCGCGCTCTCCGGGTGGCTCCACGAGCCGATCGAACCCGAGAGCGTCCGGCACGACCTCGCCGTGAAGATCCGCGGCGCGGCGTTCGACGACCCGGCCGCGCTGATCCGTGAGGTCGAGCGCCACCACCAGGCGCACACCGACCGGCTCGCGCACTATCTCGCAGGGGAGCGGCGGGACTTCACCGGTCCCGAGGCCCCCGCCACGCCCGACGCCGGGCAGGAGCTCCAGCATGTCGTGCTGCGCGGCGGTATCGCCTACGAGCGGATGACCCTCGCCTGGCTCGACGACGTGCTCGCCACCCTCCACAGACTCGCCGGGCTCCATGGAGACGGCCCCGGGCGCTGA
- a CDS encoding acyl-CoA dehydrogenase family protein yields the protein MADQLLFNPRTYDPAHFDPETRRLLRATVAWFEDRGKRKLIEDYRSRAWLAEFLEFSAKEGLFATFLTPASAADGQPDKRWDTARIAALNEIFGFYGLDYWYAWQVTILGLGPVWQSDNATVRARAAELLAQGEVFAFGLSEKAHGADIYSTDMLLEPDGDGGFRASGSKYYIGNGNAAGLVSVFGRRTDIEGPDGYVFFAADSRHPAYHLVKNVVDSSKYVSEFRLDDYPVGADDILHTGRAAFDAALNTVNVGKFNLCTGAIGICEHAMYEAVTHAQNRILYGRPVTAFPHVRRELTDAYVRLVGMKLFSDRAVDYFRSAGPDDRRYLLFNPMTKMKVTTEGEKVIDLMWDVIAAKGFEKDTYFSQAATEIRGLPKLEGTVHVNLALILKFMGNHLLNPAEYEAVPTRLDAADDAFLFRQGPARGLGSVRFHDWRTAFDAYAEVSNVARFREQADALCEFVTTAAPGEDQSRDLDLLLAVGQLFALVVHGQLILEQARLTGLDADVLDELFAVLVRDFSAHAVELHGKDSATAAQQEWALGAVRRPVVDEARSTRVWERVEALAGAYEMAP from the coding sequence ATGGCCGACCAGCTGCTGTTCAACCCCCGCACCTACGACCCGGCGCACTTCGACCCCGAGACCCGCAGGCTGCTGCGTGCCACCGTCGCCTGGTTCGAGGACCGCGGCAAGCGCAAGCTGATCGAGGACTACCGCTCGCGCGCCTGGCTGGCGGAGTTCCTTGAGTTCTCCGCCAAGGAAGGGCTGTTCGCGACCTTCCTCACCCCGGCCTCCGCCGCCGACGGGCAGCCCGACAAGCGCTGGGACACCGCCCGGATCGCCGCCCTCAACGAGATCTTCGGCTTCTACGGACTCGACTACTGGTACGCCTGGCAGGTCACCATCCTCGGGCTCGGCCCGGTATGGCAGAGCGACAACGCCACCGTGCGGGCCCGCGCGGCCGAACTCCTCGCCCAGGGTGAGGTGTTCGCCTTCGGCCTGTCCGAGAAGGCCCACGGCGCCGACATCTACTCCACCGACATGCTGCTGGAGCCGGACGGGGACGGCGGCTTCCGTGCCAGCGGTTCCAAGTACTACATCGGCAACGGCAACGCCGCCGGACTCGTCTCCGTCTTCGGCCGCCGCACCGACATCGAGGGCCCGGACGGCTATGTCTTCTTCGCCGCCGACAGCCGCCACCCCGCGTACCACCTGGTCAAGAACGTCGTCGACTCCTCCAAGTACGTCAGCGAGTTCCGCCTCGACGACTACCCGGTCGGCGCCGACGACATCCTGCACACCGGCCGGGCCGCCTTCGACGCCGCCCTCAACACCGTCAACGTCGGCAAGTTCAACCTCTGCACCGGTGCGATCGGCATCTGCGAGCACGCGATGTACGAGGCCGTCACCCACGCACAGAACCGCATCCTCTACGGCCGTCCCGTCACCGCCTTCCCGCACGTGCGCCGCGAACTGACCGACGCCTACGTCCGCCTCGTCGGGATGAAGCTGTTCAGCGACCGCGCCGTCGACTACTTCCGCTCCGCCGGGCCCGACGACCGCCGCTACCTCCTCTTCAACCCGATGACGAAGATGAAGGTGACCACCGAGGGCGAGAAGGTCATCGACCTGATGTGGGACGTCATCGCGGCCAAGGGCTTCGAGAAGGACACCTACTTCTCCCAGGCCGCCACCGAGATCCGCGGCCTGCCGAAGCTGGAGGGCACGGTCCATGTCAACCTCGCCCTGATCCTCAAGTTCATGGGCAACCACCTGCTGAACCCGGCCGAGTACGAGGCGGTACCGACCCGCCTCGACGCGGCCGACGACGCCTTCCTCTTCCGGCAGGGACCGGCCCGCGGCCTGGGCTCCGTCCGCTTCCACGACTGGCGCACCGCCTTCGACGCCTACGCCGAGGTGTCCAACGTCGCCCGCTTCCGGGAGCAGGCGGACGCCCTGTGCGAGTTCGTCACCACCGCGGCCCCCGGCGAGGACCAGAGCCGTGACCTCGACCTCCTGCTCGCCGTCGGGCAGCTGTTCGCGCTGGTCGTGCACGGCCAGCTGATCCTGGAGCAGGCCCGCCTGACCGGCCTCGACGCCGATGTCCTCGACGAGCTGTTCGCCGTCCTCGTCCGCGACTTCTCCGCGCACGCCGTGGAACTGCACGGCAAGGATTCGGCCACCGCGGCGCAGCAGGAGTGGGCGCTCGGCGCGGTCCGGCGGCCGGTCGTCGACGAAGCCCGCTCGACGCGCGTCTGGGAGCGTGTCGAGGCCCTGGCCGGGGCCTACGAGATGGCGCCGTAA
- a CDS encoding L-threonylcarbamoyladenylate synthase: protein MAKYFDVHPDNPQRRTITTVAESIRSGALIAYPTDSCFALGCQLGSRDGIDRIRSIRNLDDRHHFTLVCQNFAQLGQFVHVDNDVFRAVKAATPGSYTFILPATKEVPRQLMHPKKKTVGVRIPDHVVTQALLAELGEPLLSSTLLLPDEDEPMTQGWEIKERLDHVVDAVIDSGDCGTEPTTVIDFSGDSPEIVRRGAGDPARFE from the coding sequence ATGGCGAAATACTTCGATGTGCACCCCGACAATCCCCAGCGGCGCACCATCACCACCGTGGCCGAGAGCATCCGCTCCGGTGCGCTCATCGCGTATCCGACGGACTCCTGCTTCGCACTGGGATGCCAGCTGGGCAGCCGCGACGGCATCGACCGGATCCGGTCGATCCGCAACCTCGACGACCGTCACCACTTCACCCTGGTGTGCCAGAACTTCGCGCAGCTGGGCCAGTTCGTGCATGTCGACAACGATGTGTTCCGCGCGGTCAAGGCGGCGACGCCCGGCAGCTACACCTTCATCCTGCCCGCCACGAAGGAGGTGCCGCGCCAGCTGATGCACCCCAAGAAGAAGACCGTCGGAGTCCGGATCCCGGACCATGTCGTCACCCAGGCCCTGCTCGCGGAGTTGGGTGAGCCGCTGCTCTCCAGCACCCTGCTGCTGCCCGACGAGGACGAGCCGATGACGCAGGGGTGGGAGATCAAGGAACGGCTCGACCATGTGGTGGACGCAGTGATCGACTCGGGCGACTGCGGCACCGAGCCGACCACCGTCATCGACTTCTCCGGCGACAGCCCGGAGATCGTGCGCCGCGGAGCCGGCGACCCCGCGCGCTTCGAGTAG
- a CDS encoding helix-turn-helix transcriptional regulator, translated as MGRAAELAELSRLVESTLAGEGQAAFVVGEAGLGKTAVLERAAAAAERRGLQVLQGGAQEREQACPFAFVASCLRLEEFPSDARRARVAEVLRGDARYGLPGARSETAGAYAATVEAIIGLVEELCAQGPLALFLDDLQWADAASLAVLHKLVGSVHQLPLLVVGAHRPVSGVGEVDQLSRSPIAGHRTLLELAPLDTEAVAALLADQCGRPAGPRLRRMAEGAAGNPLYLTELIAALRREQAIETGEATADIAAGCTLPSLTTLVTHRLRYLRDDVLQVLRVASVLGAGCTTAELAAVVDLPLRDLLAVMAQAEAAGVLRDTGQHLRFRHDLIRHALYDAVPGSVRAMLHMRAAQCLAEAGAAPERVAEHLLDGLPSPDFLITWLEGSAARLTTRAPAMALRLLTTALELGDPTDAGYVSLRLHHALAQLSCGLLAEAEESARCALARAPDPGWECLVRWVVIQAAFARGRPDLALAETRAGCRSPGLPAIEAVRFQAFGAVCLFALGDITEAGAVASRVRRAADKAGDSQALAGALHVLAAKRFLETPDAEAVELARQASRITPETVHPAQWMGLQLALVNYYVDLDLGDDARRTLAAIRIPAERTAGMFLPWYHLSCALLAFHTGRWDDALAEITSGLDCGGQDALSRALRALAALIAVHRGRRPLAEAHLTALPSEGDNSTVAAFYEYLPLCAGVLLDEAKGDARRAYSRLAEAFDGGVGHLPGQLILSFLTPDLVRLALARKDRANAQRYAAAAQRRADHSGGLYHLGDAYRCQGLLNGDPDLLMEAVRCYRNAPRPLSAAHALTDAAEMLARGGRPADARVLLDQALDTFTQLGAVWDAAQATSRLRAVAVRRGTHRTRTGLRDGWEALTHTERMVAEHVAEGCSNPEIAARLSIARSTVSTHVSSILRKLAMTSRVEIAAEVTRRQKSGRSRSRD; from the coding sequence GTGGGGCGTGCGGCTGAGTTGGCGGAGCTGTCCAGGCTGGTGGAGTCCACGCTCGCGGGCGAGGGGCAGGCCGCGTTCGTCGTGGGTGAGGCCGGCCTCGGGAAGACCGCGGTGCTTGAGCGGGCCGCGGCGGCCGCGGAGCGCAGGGGCCTGCAGGTGCTGCAGGGGGGTGCCCAGGAGCGCGAACAGGCCTGTCCGTTCGCCTTCGTGGCAAGCTGCTTGAGGCTTGAGGAGTTCCCGTCGGATGCCCGGCGGGCCCGGGTCGCCGAGGTGCTGCGCGGCGACGCCCGCTACGGCCTGCCGGGCGCCAGGAGCGAGACGGCCGGGGCGTATGCCGCGACGGTCGAGGCGATCATCGGGCTGGTCGAGGAGTTGTGCGCACAGGGGCCGCTGGCGCTGTTCCTCGACGACCTCCAGTGGGCGGACGCGGCGAGCCTGGCAGTGCTGCACAAGCTGGTCGGTTCGGTGCACCAGTTGCCGCTTCTGGTGGTGGGTGCGCACCGGCCCGTGTCCGGAGTGGGGGAAGTCGACCAGCTGTCACGGAGCCCGATCGCGGGACATCGCACCCTGCTGGAGCTGGCTCCCCTCGATACGGAGGCCGTGGCGGCGCTGCTGGCGGACCAGTGCGGACGGCCGGCCGGTCCGCGACTGCGCCGCATGGCCGAGGGAGCCGCCGGCAACCCGCTGTACCTCACCGAGTTGATCGCCGCGCTGCGGCGCGAGCAGGCCATCGAGACCGGTGAGGCCACGGCGGACATCGCCGCCGGCTGCACGCTGCCCTCGCTGACCACACTGGTGACGCACCGGCTTCGCTACCTGCGTGACGATGTGCTCCAGGTGCTGCGCGTCGCCTCCGTACTGGGCGCCGGCTGCACCACCGCCGAACTCGCGGCGGTGGTGGACCTTCCGCTGCGCGACCTGCTGGCCGTCATGGCCCAGGCCGAGGCTGCCGGGGTGCTCAGGGACACCGGCCAACACCTGCGCTTCCGGCACGATCTCATCCGGCACGCCTTGTACGACGCCGTGCCGGGGTCGGTCCGGGCCATGCTGCACATGAGAGCGGCGCAGTGCCTGGCCGAGGCCGGGGCAGCTCCCGAGCGCGTTGCCGAGCACCTCCTGGACGGGCTGCCGAGCCCGGACTTCCTGATCACCTGGCTGGAGGGATCCGCGGCACGGCTCACCACCCGGGCACCCGCCATGGCGCTGCGGCTGCTCACCACGGCGCTGGAACTCGGCGACCCCACGGACGCGGGGTACGTCAGTCTCCGTCTGCACCACGCCCTTGCGCAGCTTTCCTGCGGGCTCCTCGCCGAGGCGGAGGAAAGCGCCCGCTGCGCCCTGGCCAGGGCGCCCGACCCCGGGTGGGAATGCCTGGTGCGCTGGGTCGTCATCCAGGCCGCGTTCGCCCGTGGCCGGCCCGACCTGGCGCTGGCGGAGACGCGGGCCGGATGCCGGAGCCCGGGGCTGCCGGCGATCGAGGCGGTCCGGTTCCAGGCGTTCGGCGCGGTGTGTCTCTTCGCGCTGGGCGACATCACCGAGGCCGGCGCGGTCGCCTCACGTGTCCGGCGCGCGGCCGACAAGGCCGGCGACAGCCAGGCCCTGGCCGGCGCCCTGCACGTACTGGCGGCCAAGCGATTCCTCGAAACACCTGACGCCGAAGCGGTGGAACTCGCGCGGCAGGCGTCCCGCATCACGCCCGAGACCGTGCACCCGGCGCAGTGGATGGGGCTGCAACTCGCCCTGGTGAACTACTACGTCGATCTCGATCTCGGGGACGACGCCCGGCGGACCCTCGCCGCCATCCGCATCCCGGCGGAGCGGACCGCAGGGATGTTCCTTCCCTGGTACCACCTGTCCTGCGCGCTCCTCGCGTTTCACACGGGGCGCTGGGACGATGCGCTGGCGGAGATCACCTCGGGTCTCGACTGCGGGGGCCAGGACGCGCTGAGCCGGGCGCTGCGGGCGCTGGCGGCATTGATCGCCGTGCACAGAGGCAGGCGCCCCCTCGCCGAAGCACATCTGACCGCTCTGCCGTCCGAGGGCGACAACTCGACGGTCGCTGCCTTCTACGAGTACCTGCCGTTGTGCGCCGGCGTCCTTCTGGACGAGGCGAAGGGCGATGCCCGGCGCGCCTACTCCCGGCTCGCCGAGGCGTTCGACGGCGGCGTCGGCCATCTGCCGGGCCAGCTGATCCTCAGTTTCCTGACACCTGATCTGGTCCGCCTCGCCCTGGCCCGGAAAGACCGTGCGAACGCACAGCGATACGCCGCCGCCGCGCAACGGCGCGCCGACCACAGCGGGGGCCTGTACCACCTCGGTGACGCCTACCGCTGTCAAGGCCTGCTGAACGGGGACCCCGATCTGCTGATGGAAGCGGTCCGCTGCTACCGCAACGCTCCGCGGCCGCTCAGTGCGGCACACGCCCTGACCGATGCGGCGGAAATGCTGGCCCGTGGCGGCCGGCCGGCCGACGCCCGGGTCCTGCTCGACCAGGCGCTGGACACATTCACACAGCTGGGCGCGGTCTGGGACGCGGCCCAGGCGACGTCCCGGCTGCGGGCGGTCGCCGTCCGCCGGGGAACGCACCGGACCCGGACCGGCCTTCGCGACGGCTGGGAAGCCCTCACCCACACCGAACGAATGGTGGCGGAGCACGTCGCCGAAGGGTGTTCCAATCCCGAGATCGCGGCTCGGCTGTCCATCGCCCGAAGCACCGTCAGCACCCATGTGTCCAGCATCCTCAGAAAGCTGGCGATGACCTCACGGGTCGAAATCGCCGCGGAGGTGACCCGCCGGCAGAAGTCCGGGCGGTCACGTTCGCGGGACTGA
- a CDS encoding RICIN domain-containing protein has protein sequence MITEPTPHGPVRRTMAAFAAVAFATLATSASPLTTGTAHAETSAMTGLSLSPRLPQGDGLAASLDLAKDSPDYGTEMVINKSPMAHWSILPNGDGSFLIRNDKTQKCVDFNTDNGHLVEPQYCDQKNKKQNWYLQPSNGGDGYYLIRNVSTDTCMDVFGGSGDDGTTVGIHDCNGNSNQEWTIGPTPGPEYTGPSLADLATAYALKQCSNGGGTVKSCDYAVTGDSVASVANLQRVSSNVWNNSTDPGERTITWTQTTSQTNTVGTSLTVTSEVGVNVEFVTAKVSTALSARYEHSWTQTDTVSDANKISVKPGNYSWAMRGQLMKTVTGQWTFTNDLGDTWSGDGTATVPAKDGTDSLSSNLVLCTSDSPAPECVNNR, from the coding sequence ATGATCACCGAGCCGACCCCCCACGGGCCAGTGCGGCGGACGATGGCCGCATTCGCCGCGGTCGCCTTCGCCACCCTCGCCACGTCAGCCTCTCCGCTCACGACCGGAACGGCTCACGCGGAAACCTCCGCCATGACCGGCCTGTCCCTCTCGCCGCGCCTGCCCCAGGGCGACGGCCTCGCCGCGTCATTGGATCTGGCGAAGGACTCGCCGGACTACGGGACGGAAATGGTCATCAACAAGTCGCCGATGGCGCATTGGAGCATCCTCCCCAACGGGGACGGGAGTTTCCTGATCCGCAACGACAAGACGCAGAAGTGCGTCGACTTCAACACCGACAACGGCCACCTCGTCGAGCCGCAGTACTGCGACCAGAAGAACAAGAAACAGAACTGGTATCTGCAGCCCTCGAACGGTGGTGACGGCTACTACCTGATCCGGAACGTCAGCACCGACACGTGCATGGACGTGTTCGGGGGAAGCGGCGACGACGGCACCACCGTGGGAATCCACGACTGCAACGGCAACAGCAACCAGGAGTGGACCATCGGCCCGACGCCCGGCCCGGAGTACACCGGCCCCTCCCTCGCGGACCTGGCCACCGCGTACGCACTGAAGCAGTGCAGCAACGGCGGCGGCACCGTCAAGTCGTGCGATTACGCGGTCACCGGCGACAGCGTGGCTTCCGTGGCGAACCTGCAGCGGGTCAGCTCCAACGTGTGGAACAACAGCACCGACCCGGGGGAACGGACCATCACCTGGACGCAGACCACGTCCCAGACCAATACGGTGGGCACCTCCCTCACCGTCACCAGCGAGGTCGGGGTCAACGTCGAATTCGTCACGGCCAAGGTCAGCACGGCGCTCAGCGCACGCTACGAGCACTCCTGGACCCAGACCGACACCGTGAGCGACGCGAACAAGATATCCGTGAAGCCGGGCAACTACAGCTGGGCGATGCGCGGCCAGCTGATGAAGACCGTGACGGGGCAGTGGACGTTCACCAATGACCTCGGTGACACCTGGTCCGGCGACGGCACCGCCACCGTCCCCGCCAAGGACGGCACCGACAGCCTCAGCAGCAACCTGGTGCTGTGCACGAGCGACAGCCCCGCTCCGGAGTGCGTCAACAACCGGTGA
- a CDS encoding substrate-binding domain-containing protein, protein MHAHRKTVLRGAVVVALAAAVLAGCERGASTGAAPWSPGPAKTGCPAVLAGARAAVARAEKPHTAWNGPTGGPRAVSGKRLVYVAQTMTNPGVAGAAKGVQQAAKTLGWSVRVIDGQGTPAGIQAAFSQAIALRPAGIVIGGFDPRLTSRQVATANAEHLPLVGWHAVDAPGPSKDPELFSNVTTHVQDVAKISADWIITRSRGHAGVVVFTDASIPFARNKSELIKKQLATCSGVRLLEEENIPLPDTSSRTPQEVSALLSRFGDRWTHSVAINDVYFADAAPALRAAGRKGGGAPFNIGAGDGDPSAFQRINSGQFQAATVPEPFSQQGWQILDEFNRAFSGRPASGYVAPVHIATAGNSRGATTWDPSGYRAAYRRIWGR, encoded by the coding sequence GTGCACGCGCACCGCAAGACCGTCCTCCGCGGCGCGGTCGTCGTGGCTCTGGCGGCCGCTGTCCTCGCCGGCTGCGAACGCGGCGCCTCGACCGGCGCCGCGCCCTGGTCGCCAGGGCCTGCGAAGACCGGCTGTCCCGCCGTCCTGGCCGGGGCCCGGGCCGCCGTGGCACGGGCCGAGAAGCCGCACACCGCGTGGAACGGCCCCACCGGCGGCCCCCGGGCGGTCTCGGGCAAACGCCTCGTCTATGTCGCGCAGACGATGACCAATCCCGGTGTCGCGGGCGCCGCCAAGGGCGTCCAGCAAGCCGCGAAGACCCTCGGCTGGTCCGTCCGGGTGATCGACGGTCAGGGCACCCCCGCCGGGATCCAGGCGGCCTTCAGCCAGGCCATCGCGCTGCGGCCCGCGGGCATCGTGATCGGCGGCTTCGACCCGCGTCTGACGTCGCGGCAGGTGGCGACGGCCAACGCCGAGCACCTCCCGCTCGTCGGCTGGCACGCGGTCGACGCCCCCGGTCCGAGCAAGGACCCCGAGCTCTTCAGCAACGTCACCACCCACGTCCAGGACGTCGCGAAGATCAGCGCGGACTGGATCATCACGCGCTCCCGGGGACACGCGGGAGTCGTCGTGTTCACCGATGCCTCGATCCCGTTCGCCAGGAACAAGTCCGAACTGATCAAGAAACAGCTCGCCACCTGCTCCGGCGTGCGGCTCCTGGAGGAGGAGAACATCCCGCTCCCGGACACCAGCAGCCGCACGCCCCAGGAGGTCTCCGCGCTCCTCTCCCGCTTCGGGGATCGCTGGACCCACTCCGTCGCCATCAACGATGTGTACTTCGCCGATGCCGCCCCGGCTCTGCGCGCGGCGGGCAGGAAAGGCGGCGGCGCCCCCTTCAACATCGGTGCGGGCGACGGCGACCCGTCCGCCTTCCAGCGCATCAACAGCGGACAGTTCCAGGCGGCCACGGTGCCGGAGCCCTTCTCCCAGCAGGGCTGGCAGATCCTCGACGAGTTCAACCGCGCCTTCTCGGGCAGACCCGCCAGCGGTTATGTCGCCCCCGTGCACATCGCCACGGCCGGCAACAGCCGTGGGGCCACCACATGGGACCCGTCCGGCTACCGCGCGGCGTACCGGAGGATCTGGGGCAGGTAG
- a CDS encoding ABC transporter permease, whose protein sequence is MTPSPRLLPGRRFGHFLGAYGLLAFAALLFLVFSLALPDTFPTLDNISEVLSNQSIPALLALGAMIPIVTAKFDLSLGYGLGLAHVMTMQLLANEAWPWPLVCLAVVVGGAVVGVFNGLVVEFAKINSFIATLGTGSILYALTGWITNGARIVPGPQGLPAAFTDLYDSRFLGLPVSAFYVLALTAVLWLLLERLPLGRYLYVIGSNPRAAELVGIPTRRYVVYAFAGSGLVVGVAGVLLAAQQRIGNPSVGLDYLLPAFVGALLGSTAIRPGRPNALGTLVAVVILAIGLAGIGQLGAEFWVTPLFNGATLLLAVGMAGYAARRQLRRRRTPPSRPRPDAVRISS, encoded by the coding sequence ATGACCCCCTCCCCCCGCCTCCTGCCGGGCCGCCGGTTCGGGCACTTCCTCGGCGCCTACGGCCTCCTGGCCTTCGCCGCCCTGCTCTTCCTGGTCTTCTCCCTCGCGCTGCCGGACACCTTCCCCACCCTGGACAACATCTCCGAGGTGTTGTCCAACCAGTCGATCCCCGCCCTCCTCGCGCTGGGCGCCATGATTCCCATCGTCACCGCCAAGTTCGACCTGTCCCTCGGCTACGGTCTCGGCCTGGCGCACGTCATGACGATGCAGCTCCTCGCCAACGAGGCGTGGCCCTGGCCCCTCGTCTGCCTCGCCGTGGTCGTCGGCGGGGCGGTCGTCGGCGTCTTCAACGGGCTCGTCGTCGAATTCGCGAAGATCAATTCCTTTATCGCCACGCTCGGCACCGGCAGCATCCTGTACGCCCTCACCGGATGGATCACCAACGGGGCCCGGATCGTCCCCGGCCCGCAGGGCCTGCCGGCGGCCTTCACCGATCTCTACGACTCCCGGTTCCTCGGCCTGCCGGTGTCCGCCTTCTACGTCCTCGCGCTGACCGCCGTGCTGTGGCTGCTCCTGGAGCGGCTGCCACTCGGCCGGTATCTGTACGTCATCGGCTCCAACCCGCGCGCCGCCGAGCTGGTGGGCATCCCCACCCGGCGCTACGTCGTCTACGCGTTCGCCGGCTCGGGGCTGGTCGTCGGTGTCGCCGGTGTGCTGCTCGCCGCCCAGCAGCGGATCGGCAACCCCAGCGTCGGCCTGGACTATCTGCTGCCGGCTTTCGTCGGTGCGCTGCTCGGGTCCACCGCGATCAGGCCCGGCCGCCCGAACGCCCTGGGCACCCTGGTCGCCGTCGTCATTCTCGCCATCGGGCTCGCCGGTATCGGCCAGCTCGGCGCCGAGTTCTGGGTCACCCCGCTGTTCAACGGCGCCACCCTGCTCCTCGCCGTCGGCATGGCCGGCTATGCCGCCCGCCGCCAGCTGCGCAGGCGGCGGACGCCACCGTCCCGGCCCCGCCCCGACGCGGTCCGCATCAGCTCATGA